Proteins encoded by one window of Streptomyces sp. NBC_01477:
- a CDS encoding ATP-binding protein — protein MLDPLSALTDAFTGFLFGRVESTRLPVRTSTGQAQAVYLPTAAPGLGDSGVIIGREVYSGKGYIYDPFQLYGQQLPAPHWLVLGESGNGKSALEKTYVLRQLRFRDRQVVVLDAQGEDGVGEWNLIARAMGLTPIRLDPMAALDGGIKLNPLDPAITVTGQLALLRTIIEVAMGRGLDERSGFALKVAHAYVAETVTERQPILTDIVDRLRHPMPESAEAMNVDLDDVRAWGLDVALVLDRLVDGDLRGMFDGPTSAGIDLDSPLIVFDLSHIDRNSIAMPILMAIVGVWLEHTWIRPDRKKRIFLVEEAWHIINSPFVAQLFQRLLKFGRRLGLSFVAVVHHLSDVVDGAAAKEAAAILKMASTRTIYAQKADEARATGRVLGLPRWAVEIIPTLTPGIAVWDVNGNVQVVKHLITETERPLVFTDRAMTETSVQHAAGMAAEAEAEAEAEARAEAHAAAQVALAKQMADDAVA, from the coding sequence ATGTTGGACCCTCTTTCGGCGCTCACCGACGCGTTCACCGGCTTCCTGTTCGGCCGGGTCGAGTCGACCCGGCTGCCGGTACGCACCTCGACGGGACAGGCGCAGGCGGTCTACCTGCCGACGGCGGCGCCGGGGCTCGGCGACTCCGGGGTGATCATCGGCCGCGAGGTCTACTCGGGCAAGGGCTACATCTACGACCCCTTCCAGCTCTACGGCCAGCAGCTGCCCGCCCCGCACTGGCTGGTGCTCGGCGAGTCCGGCAACGGCAAGTCGGCGCTGGAGAAGACGTACGTGCTGCGCCAGCTGCGCTTCCGCGACCGGCAGGTGGTGGTGCTCGACGCGCAGGGCGAGGACGGCGTCGGCGAGTGGAATCTGATCGCGCGGGCGATGGGCCTGACCCCGATCCGCCTCGACCCGATGGCGGCCCTGGACGGCGGCATCAAGCTCAACCCGCTGGACCCGGCGATCACCGTGACCGGACAGCTGGCGCTGCTGCGCACCATCATCGAGGTGGCGATGGGCCGCGGCCTCGACGAGCGGTCCGGCTTCGCGCTGAAGGTCGCGCACGCCTATGTGGCCGAGACGGTGACGGAGCGCCAGCCGATCCTCACCGACATCGTCGACCGGCTGCGGCACCCGATGCCGGAGTCCGCCGAGGCGATGAACGTCGACCTGGACGACGTGCGCGCCTGGGGCCTGGACGTGGCTCTGGTGCTCGACCGGCTGGTCGACGGCGACCTGCGCGGCATGTTCGACGGGCCGACCAGCGCGGGCATCGACCTGGACTCGCCGCTGATCGTCTTCGACCTGTCGCACATCGACCGCAATTCCATCGCGATGCCGATCCTGATGGCCATCGTCGGGGTGTGGCTCGAACACACCTGGATCCGCCCGGACCGGAAGAAACGCATCTTCCTGGTCGAAGAGGCCTGGCACATCATCAACTCGCCCTTCGTGGCGCAGCTCTTCCAGCGGCTGCTGAAGTTCGGCCGCCGGCTCGGCCTGTCCTTCGTCGCCGTCGTCCACCACCTGTCCGACGTGGTCGACGGGGCCGCGGCGAAGGAGGCCGCGGCGATCCTCAAGATGGCCTCCACCCGCACCATCTACGCCCAGAAGGCCGACGAGGCGCGCGCGACCGGGCGGGTGCTCGGCCTGCCGCGCTGGGCGGTGGAGATCATCCCGACGCTGACCCCCGGCATCGCCGTATGGGACGTCAACGGCAATGTGCAGGTGGTCAAGCACCTGATCACCGAGACGGAACGCCCGCTGGTCTTCACCGACCGCGCCATGACCGAGACCTCGGTGCAGCACGCCGCCGGCATGGCGGCGGAGGCGGAGGCAGAAGCCGAGGCGGAAGCCCGGGCGGAGGCACACGCCGCCGCACAGG